A stretch of the Mycobacterium shigaense genome encodes the following:
- the bioB gene encoding biotin synthase BioB: MTQAATRPETEADGTADQEADILALARQQVLEGGEGLSKDQVLEVLQLPDDRLEELLALAHEVRMRWCGPEVEVEGIISLKTGGCPEDCHFCSQSGLFSSPVRSARLDIPSLVEAAKQTAKSGATEFCIVAAVRGPDERLMAQVAAGIEAIRDEVEINVACSLGMLTAEQVDELAAMGVHRYNHNLETARSFFTNVVTTHTWEERWETLSMVRDAGMEVCCGGILGMGETLEQRAEFAAELAELSPDEVPLNFLNPRPGTPFGDLEVLPATEALKSVAAFRLALPRTMLRFAGGREITLGDLGAKQGILGGINAVIVGNYLTTLGRPAEADLQLLDDLQMPLKGLNASL; encoded by the coding sequence GTGACTCAAGCGGCCACTCGACCGGAAACCGAAGCCGACGGCACCGCTGATCAGGAAGCCGACATTCTGGCATTAGCCCGGCAGCAGGTGCTCGAGGGCGGCGAGGGACTGAGCAAGGACCAAGTGCTCGAGGTCCTGCAGCTGCCCGACGATCGGCTCGAGGAGCTGCTGGCCCTGGCCCACGAGGTCCGGATGCGCTGGTGCGGTCCCGAGGTCGAGGTCGAGGGCATCATCAGCCTCAAGACCGGCGGGTGCCCGGAGGACTGCCACTTCTGCTCCCAGTCGGGGCTGTTCTCGTCGCCGGTGCGCAGTGCCCGGCTCGACATCCCGAGCCTGGTCGAGGCGGCCAAGCAAACGGCCAAATCCGGCGCCACCGAATTCTGCATCGTCGCGGCGGTCCGTGGGCCCGACGAGCGGCTGATGGCCCAGGTCGCGGCCGGTATCGAGGCGATTCGCGACGAGGTCGAGATCAACGTCGCCTGCTCGCTGGGCATGCTGACCGCCGAGCAGGTCGACGAGCTGGCGGCGATGGGCGTGCACCGCTACAACCACAACCTCGAGACCGCCCGCTCGTTCTTCACCAACGTCGTCACCACCCACACCTGGGAAGAGCGCTGGGAGACGCTGTCGATGGTGCGCGACGCCGGTATGGAGGTGTGCTGCGGCGGCATCCTGGGCATGGGCGAGACCCTGGAGCAGCGCGCGGAATTCGCCGCCGAGCTGGCCGAGCTGAGCCCCGACGAGGTGCCGCTGAACTTCCTGAACCCGCGCCCAGGCACACCGTTCGGTGATCTGGAGGTGCTGCCGGCGACCGAGGCGCTCAAGTCGGTGGCCGCGTTCCGGCTGGCGTTGCCTCGCACGATGCTGCGTTTCGCGGGCGGCCGGGAGATCACCCTCGGCGATCTGGGCGCCAAGCAGGGCATCCTGGGCGGCATCAACGCCGTGATCGTCGGCAACTACCTGACCACGCTCGGGCGACCCGCCGAGGCCGATCTGCAGCTGCTCGACGACCTGCAGATGCCCCTCAAGGGGCTCAACGCCAGCCTGTAG
- a CDS encoding adenosylmethionine--8-amino-7-oxononanoate transaminase produces the protein MPAATPGLTPEEISAVDAAHLWHPYSTIGAEAVAPVVAVGARGAWLTLVRDGRPVEVLDAMSSWWTAIHGHGHPVLDAALTTQLATMNHVMFGGLTHEPAARLAQLLVDITPDGLETVFFSDSGSVSVEVAVKMALQYWRSRGRHRKHRLMTWRGGYHGDTFTPMSVCDPDGGMHSLWTDILADQVFAPQVPRDYDAAYSVAFEEQLTRHATELAAVVVEPVVQGAGGMRFHDARYLRDLRDICRRHDVLLIFDEIATGFGRTGELFAADHAGVSPDIMCVGKALTGGYLSLAATLCTPEIAQVISTGEAGALMHGPTFMANPLACAVSVASVEVLVAQDWRSRIAEIGAGLSAGLEAARALPGIADVRVLGAIGVIECDAPVDLALTTPRALDSGVWLRPFRNLIYAMPPYICGPRDVAQITSAMVEVARLAGSRSV, from the coding sequence ATGCCAGCGGCGACACCCGGGTTGACGCCCGAGGAAATCAGCGCGGTCGACGCCGCCCACCTGTGGCATCCCTACAGCACCATCGGCGCCGAGGCCGTCGCGCCCGTGGTGGCCGTCGGCGCCCGCGGCGCCTGGCTGACCCTGGTCCGCGACGGCCGGCCGGTCGAGGTGCTCGACGCGATGAGCTCCTGGTGGACGGCGATTCACGGGCACGGCCACCCTGTCCTGGACGCCGCGCTGACGACCCAGCTGGCGACGATGAACCACGTCATGTTCGGCGGGTTGACCCACGAACCGGCGGCCCGGCTGGCGCAGCTGCTGGTGGACATCACCCCAGACGGTCTGGAGACGGTGTTCTTCAGCGACTCCGGCTCGGTGTCGGTCGAGGTCGCGGTGAAGATGGCGCTGCAGTACTGGCGCAGTCGCGGCCGGCACCGCAAGCACCGGCTGATGACCTGGCGCGGCGGCTACCACGGCGACACCTTCACGCCGATGAGCGTCTGCGACCCCGACGGCGGCATGCACTCGCTGTGGACCGACATCCTGGCCGACCAGGTGTTCGCCCCGCAGGTCCCGCGCGACTACGACGCCGCCTACAGCGTGGCGTTCGAGGAGCAGTTGACCCGGCACGCGACCGAGTTGGCCGCGGTGGTCGTCGAACCCGTCGTGCAGGGTGCCGGCGGCATGCGCTTCCACGACGCCCGCTACCTGCGTGACCTGCGCGACATCTGCCGCCGGCACGACGTGCTGTTGATCTTCGACGAGATCGCCACCGGGTTCGGCCGCACCGGCGAATTGTTCGCCGCTGACCACGCCGGGGTCAGCCCCGACATCATGTGCGTCGGCAAGGCGCTGACCGGCGGATATCTCAGCCTGGCCGCTACCCTGTGCACCCCCGAGATCGCGCAGGTCATCAGCACCGGCGAGGCGGGCGCGCTGATGCACGGACCCACCTTCATGGCCAATCCGCTGGCCTGTGCGGTCTCGGTGGCCAGCGTCGAGGTGCTGGTTGCCCAGGATTGGCGGTCGCGAATCGCCGAGATCGGGGCCGGGCTCTCGGCGGGGCTCGAGGCCGCCCGGGCGCTGCCCGGCATCGCCGACGTGCGGGTGCTAGGCGCCATCGGCGTCATCGAATGTGACGCGCCGGTTGACCTGGCCCTCACCACGCCGCGAGCCCTCGACAGCGGCGTCTGGCTGCGGCCGTTCCGCAACCTGATCTACGCGATGCCGCCCTACATCTGCGGGCCCCGCGACGTCGCCCAGATCACCTCGGCGATGGTCGAGGTCGCCCGGCTCGCGGGCTCTCGTAGTGTGTAG
- a CDS encoding L-aspartate oxidase has translation MARSVWTDSADVVVIGTGVGGLAAALAAHRAGRSVVVLNKAERTHGVTATHYAQGGIAVVLPDNDDSIEAHVADTLAAGAGMCDPDAVYSIVADGYRAVTELVGHGAQFDESGPGQWALTREGGHSRRRIVHAGGDATGAEVQRALDHAARTLDIRPGHVALCVLHDGTAVTGVSVGNGDGIGIISAPSVILASGGLGHLYSATTNPDGSTGDGIALALWAGVPVADIEFIQFHPTMLFVAGHRSAANGRRPLITEAIRGEGAVLLDRHGNSVTVGVHPMGDLAPRDVVAGAIDERLKATGDPCVYLDARAIEGFEARFPNVTASCRAAGIDPVRQPIPVVPGAHYSCGGVVTDVHGQTQLSGLFAAGEVARTGMHGANRLASNSLLEGLVVGGRAGKAAAAHAQVAGRADAAEPEPIVHTAVSRRDLQTAMTNDASVVRNCSGLQRLCATLSQAKARAVASRRDFEDVALTVTARAVAAAALARNESRGCHHRAEYPDTAPEQGRSIVVRLSEDRSAVCAEALTAVC, from the coding sequence ATGGCCCGCAGCGTCTGGACGGATTCTGCCGACGTCGTCGTCATCGGTACCGGTGTCGGCGGACTGGCCGCGGCGCTGGCCGCTCATCGCGCCGGGCGCAGCGTCGTCGTGCTGAACAAGGCCGAACGCACCCACGGGGTCACCGCGACGCACTACGCGCAGGGCGGTATCGCGGTGGTGCTGCCGGACAATGACGATTCCATCGAGGCTCACGTCGCCGACACCCTGGCCGCGGGCGCCGGGATGTGCGATCCCGACGCGGTGTACTCGATCGTCGCCGACGGCTATCGCGCGGTCACCGAATTGGTCGGACACGGGGCGCAATTCGACGAATCCGGACCCGGGCAGTGGGCGCTGACCCGCGAGGGCGGGCACTCGCGGCGGCGCATCGTGCACGCCGGCGGCGACGCCACCGGTGCCGAGGTGCAACGCGCCCTCGACCACGCCGCCCGGACACTGGACATCCGCCCCGGCCATGTCGCGCTGTGCGTGCTGCACGACGGCACCGCGGTTACCGGCGTGTCAGTGGGCAACGGGGACGGAATCGGGATCATCAGCGCCCCTTCGGTGATCCTCGCCTCCGGTGGACTCGGGCACCTCTACAGCGCGACAACCAACCCCGACGGATCGACCGGCGACGGTATCGCGCTGGCGTTGTGGGCCGGTGTCCCGGTTGCTGATATCGAGTTCATCCAGTTCCACCCGACCATGCTTTTTGTAGCCGGTCACCGGTCCGCTGCCAACGGCCGCCGGCCGCTGATCACCGAGGCCATCCGCGGCGAGGGGGCGGTATTGCTTGACCGGCACGGCAATTCGGTGACGGTCGGCGTTCACCCGATGGGCGACCTGGCGCCGCGCGATGTCGTCGCGGGCGCGATCGACGAGCGACTGAAGGCCACCGGCGATCCCTGCGTCTACCTCGACGCGCGCGCGATCGAGGGTTTCGAAGCGCGATTCCCCAACGTCACTGCCTCGTGCCGGGCCGCGGGCATCGATCCGGTCCGCCAGCCCATCCCCGTGGTCCCCGGCGCTCACTACAGCTGCGGCGGCGTCGTCACCGACGTCCATGGCCAGACGCAGCTGTCCGGTTTGTTCGCCGCGGGTGAGGTGGCTCGCACCGGCATGCACGGCGCAAACCGCCTGGCGTCCAACAGCTTGCTGGAAGGCCTGGTGGTCGGGGGCCGCGCCGGGAAGGCCGCGGCCGCGCACGCGCAGGTGGCCGGCCGGGCGGACGCCGCCGAGCCCGAGCCGATCGTCCACACGGCCGTGTCGCGCCGCGATCTGCAGACCGCGATGACCAACGATGCCTCGGTCGTGCGCAATTGCAGCGGACTGCAACGCCTTTGCGCGACGCTGTCGCAGGCGAAAGCTCGCGCCGTGGCCAGCCGCCGAGACTTCGAGGACGTGGCGTTGACCGTGACCGCCCGGGCCGTGGCCGCCGCGGCGTTGGCCCGCAACGAAAGCCGGGGGTGTCACCACCGCGCCGAGTATCCGGACACCGCGCCGGAGCAGGGCCGCAGCATCGTGGTCCGGCTGTCCGAGGACCGAAGCGCGGTATGCGCCGAAGCGCTGACGGCGGTGTGCTGA
- a CDS encoding 2'-5' RNA ligase family protein: MVHSIELVFDRDTEAAIRRIWDDLADAGIPSQAPAGRPHVTLVVAETISADVDELLGRLSNRLPLACTVGAPVLFGRSSPVFARLIVPTGELLDLHAEVHRHCCPHLAPAPMANSLPGQWTAHVTLARRVGGAQLGRALRVAGRPAQLEGRFAGLRRWEGNTKIEHLL; the protein is encoded by the coding sequence ATGGTCCATTCGATCGAGCTGGTCTTCGACCGCGACACCGAGGCGGCGATCCGCCGCATCTGGGACGACCTGGCCGATGCGGGAATTCCCAGCCAGGCCCCGGCCGGCCGCCCACATGTCACACTGGTTGTCGCAGAGACCATTTCGGCGGACGTCGACGAGCTGCTGGGGCGGCTGAGCAACCGCCTCCCGCTGGCCTGTACGGTCGGCGCTCCGGTGCTGTTCGGCCGCAGCAGCCCCGTGTTCGCGCGCCTGATCGTGCCGACCGGTGAGCTGCTGGATCTGCACGCCGAGGTGCACCGGCACTGCTGCCCGCATCTGGCACCCGCGCCGATGGCGAACTCGCTGCCCGGGCAGTGGACCGCGCACGTCACGCTGGCCCGCCGGGTCGGCGGCGCCCAACTGGGCCGCGCGCTACGCGTCGCGGGCCGGCCGGCGCAGCTCGAGGGCCGCTTCGCGGGTTTGCGCCGCTGGGAAGGCAATACCAAGATCGAGCACCTGCTCTAG
- the bsaP gene encoding biotin synthase auxiliary protein BsaP, giving the protein MSSDLGAPVSAGIYNVYTGELGGTTTPTAARLGLEPPRFCAECGRRMTVQVRPDGWRAQCSRHGQVDSTDLEAQR; this is encoded by the coding sequence GTGAGTAGCGATCTCGGTGCTCCGGTCAGCGCCGGCATCTACAACGTCTACACGGGGGAATTGGGCGGCACGACGACGCCGACGGCAGCCCGGCTGGGCCTCGAACCTCCCCGGTTCTGCGCGGAATGCGGACGCCGGATGACCGTTCAGGTCCGTCCCGACGGCTGGCGCGCGCAATGCTCGCGGCACGGCCAGGTGGACTCGACCGACCTGGAGGCCCAACGATGA
- the nadA gene encoding quinolinate synthase NadA, with amino-acid sequence MTVVNRMDTLADDMIANIVDSPTGYHGVDGDAIWAAEIRRLVDLRGATLLAHNYQLPAIQDVADHVGDSLALSRIAADAAEDTIVFCGVHFMAETAKILSPDKTVLIPDQRAGCSLADSITPEDLRAWKDEHPDAVVVSYVNTTAAVKALTDICCTSSNAVDVVESIDPDREVLFCPDQFLGAHVRRMTGRKNLHVWAGECHVHAGINGDELAEQARANPEADLFVHPECGCATSALYLAGEGAFPPDRVKILSTGGMLDAAHETRARKVLVATEVGMLHQLRRAAPKVDFQAVNDRASCRYMKMITPAALLRCLVEGADEVHVDPDVAAAGRRSVQRMIEIGQPGGGE; translated from the coding sequence GTGACGGTCGTGAATCGCATGGACACGCTCGCCGACGACATGATTGCCAACATCGTCGACTCGCCCACCGGCTATCACGGCGTCGACGGTGACGCGATCTGGGCCGCGGAGATCCGCCGACTCGTCGACTTGCGCGGGGCCACCCTGCTGGCGCACAACTATCAGCTGCCGGCCATCCAGGACGTCGCCGACCATGTCGGCGATTCGCTTGCGCTGTCGCGTATCGCCGCCGACGCCGCCGAGGACACCATCGTGTTCTGCGGTGTGCACTTCATGGCCGAGACCGCCAAGATCCTCAGCCCCGACAAGACCGTGCTCATTCCGGATCAGCGGGCCGGCTGCTCGCTGGCCGACTCGATCACGCCGGAGGACCTGCGGGCGTGGAAGGACGAGCACCCCGACGCCGTCGTCGTCTCCTATGTCAACACCACCGCCGCCGTCAAGGCGCTCACCGACATCTGCTGCACGTCATCCAATGCAGTCGACGTGGTCGAGTCCATCGACCCCGACCGCGAAGTGTTGTTCTGCCCGGACCAATTCCTCGGGGCACACGTCCGTCGGATGACGGGACGCAAAAACCTGCACGTATGGGCCGGTGAATGCCACGTGCACGCCGGCATCAACGGCGACGAACTCGCCGAACAGGCCCGCGCCAATCCCGAGGCCGACCTGTTCGTGCACCCGGAATGTGGCTGTGCCACTTCGGCTTTGTACCTGGCCGGGGAGGGCGCGTTTCCGCCGGACCGGGTGAAGATCCTGTCCACGGGCGGCATGCTCGACGCCGCGCACGAGACCCGCGCCCGCAAGGTCCTGGTCGCCACCGAGGTCGGCATGCTGCACCAGTTGCGCAGGGCCGCACCAAAAGTCGACTTCCAGGCCGTCAACGACCGCGCGTCGTGCCGGTACATGAAGATGATCACCCCCGCGGCGCTGTTGCGCTGCCTGGTCGAGGGCGCCGACGAGGTGCACGTCGATCCGGATGTCGCGGCGGCCGGACGCCGCAGCGTGCAGCGGATGATCGAGATCGGCCAGCCGGGCGGCGGCGAATAA
- a CDS encoding NUDIX hydrolase, protein MPNGSTAHEVLAAVFQVRQDPEQVKGTHRIGKPQLNVLLWQRAQDPQRGAWSLPGGKLRNNEDLTTSVRRQLAEKVDLRELAHLEQLAVFSDPRRVPGPRTIATTFLGLVPSPATPELPPDTRWHPVSSLPPMAFDHGTMVSHAHTRLIAKMSYTNIGFALAPREFALSTLRDIYCAALGYQVDTTNLQRVLVRRGVITQTGTIAQSGRSGGRPAALYHFTDSQLRVTDEFAALRPPGS, encoded by the coding sequence ATGCCCAATGGTAGCACCGCCCATGAAGTGCTCGCGGCCGTGTTCCAGGTTCGACAGGATCCCGAGCAGGTTAAGGGAACCCACCGCATAGGAAAACCGCAGCTTAACGTGTTGTTGTGGCAACGCGCCCAGGATCCGCAGCGCGGCGCATGGTCGCTGCCGGGCGGCAAATTACGCAATAACGAGGACCTGACCACCTCGGTGCGCCGCCAATTGGCCGAAAAAGTCGATTTACGAGAGCTTGCTCACTTGGAGCAGCTCGCCGTGTTCTCCGACCCGCGCCGGGTGCCGGGCCCCCGCACGATCGCAACGACATTCCTGGGGCTGGTGCCCTCCCCCGCGACGCCCGAACTGCCGCCGGACACCCGCTGGCACCCGGTGAGCTCCCTGCCGCCGATGGCGTTCGACCACGGCACGATGGTGAGCCACGCCCACACCCGGCTGATCGCCAAGATGTCCTACACCAACATTGGATTTGCCTTAGCACCAAGGGAATTCGCACTTTCCACGCTGCGCGACATCTACTGCGCCGCGCTCGGATATCAGGTGGACACGACGAACCTGCAGCGCGTCCTGGTGCGCCGCGGCGTAATCACGCAGACCGGCACCATCGCACAGTCGGGCCGCAGCGGGGGCCGGCCCGCAGCCCTGTACCACTTCACCGATTCCCAGCTGCGGGTCACCGACGAATTCGCCGCCCTGAGACCGCCTGGGTCCTGA
- a CDS encoding lipase family protein, protein MSELGNLAGTSGAEWIGWPQHEQLQLKALPVLPCDDPFYQPPPGFQHAEAGTVLRSRDVELAFLGLIPQPIRAVQLLYRTTDMNGKPEASVTTVIVPAERAPGHLIPLLSYQCAIDAMSSRCFPSYALRRRAKALGSVAQLELLLVAAALAEGWAVSVPDHEGLRGMWGAPYEPGYRVLDGIRAALNSDHVGIPSSAPIGLWGYSGGGLASAWAAEVCADYAPELDIVGAVLGSPVGDLGHTFRRLNGGFFAGLPALVVAALSQIYPDLDRVIKEHTNDEGRELLDRLQDMTTVEAVLHMAGKNMGDYLDEPLEDILATPEVSGVFDRIKLGTATPAPPVLIVQAVHDYLIDVHDIDALADAYSAGGASVSYHRDAFNEHMFLHPLSAPMTLRWLTDRFARRPLTDHLIRTVWPTMLNPMTYAGMVRLGITAAKVITGRKIHRRPL, encoded by the coding sequence ATGTCCGAACTCGGCAATTTGGCGGGGACGAGCGGCGCCGAGTGGATCGGCTGGCCGCAGCACGAACAATTGCAACTCAAGGCGCTGCCGGTGCTGCCCTGCGACGACCCGTTTTACCAGCCCCCACCCGGCTTTCAGCACGCCGAGGCGGGAACAGTGCTGCGCTCCCGCGACGTCGAGCTGGCCTTTCTCGGCCTGATTCCGCAGCCGATCAGGGCCGTTCAGCTGCTCTACCGCACCACGGACATGAACGGCAAGCCGGAGGCGTCGGTGACCACCGTGATCGTCCCGGCCGAACGCGCGCCCGGGCACCTCATCCCGCTGCTGTCCTATCAGTGCGCGATCGACGCCATGTCATCGCGCTGTTTCCCCTCGTACGCCCTGCGGCGCAGGGCGAAAGCCCTCGGCTCGGTGGCCCAGTTGGAGCTGCTGCTCGTCGCCGCCGCCCTCGCCGAAGGCTGGGCGGTCTCGGTGCCCGATCACGAAGGTCTGCGCGGCATGTGGGGTGCCCCCTACGAACCCGGCTACCGCGTGCTGGACGGCATCCGCGCCGCGCTGAACTCAGACCACGTCGGGATCCCCTCGTCGGCGCCGATCGGCCTGTGGGGATACTCCGGCGGCGGGCTGGCCAGCGCGTGGGCCGCCGAAGTGTGTGCCGACTACGCGCCCGAGCTGGACATCGTCGGAGCCGTACTGGGCTCACCCGTCGGCGACCTGGGCCACACGTTCCGGCGGCTCAACGGCGGCTTCTTCGCGGGACTGCCGGCGCTGGTGGTCGCCGCGCTGTCCCAGATCTATCCCGACCTCGACCGCGTGATCAAAGAGCACACCAACGACGAGGGCCGCGAGCTGCTCGACCGGCTTCAAGACATGACGACGGTGGAAGCCGTCCTGCACATGGCCGGCAAGAACATGGGCGACTACCTGGACGAGCCGCTGGAGGACATCCTGGCGACGCCGGAGGTCTCCGGCGTCTTCGACAGGATCAAACTCGGTACCGCGACGCCCGCACCGCCGGTCCTGATCGTGCAGGCCGTGCACGACTATCTGATCGACGTGCACGACATCGACGCGCTGGCCGACGCCTATTCGGCCGGCGGCGCCAGCGTCAGCTACCACCGCGACGCATTCAACGAGCACATGTTCCTGCACCCGCTGTCCGCCCCTATGACGCTGCGCTGGCTCACCGACCGGTTCGCCCGCCGGCCGCTGACCGACCACCTGATCAGGACGGTGTGGCCGACCATGCTCAACCCTATGACCTATGCCGGCATGGTCCGGCTGGGCATCACCGCCGCCAAGGTGATCACGGGGCGGAAGATCCACCGCCGCCCGCTGTAA
- a CDS encoding 8-amino-7-oxononanoate synthase, with protein MKATQQAPIEVSPLAWLEAVAQQRRHDGLRRTLRPRPAVATELDLASNDYLGLSQHPDVIEGGVAALRIWGAGSTGSRLVTGDTELHQQFESDLADYVGASSALLFSSGYTANIGAVVGLSGRGSLLISDAHSHASLVDACRLSRARVVVTPHRDVDAVDAALGARDEERAVVVTDSVFSADGALAPVRQLHDVCRRHRALLIVDEAHGLGVRGGGRGLLHEVGLAGAPDIVMTTTLSKALGSQGGAVLGPAEVRAHLIDAARPFIFDTGLTPAAVGAALAALHLLQAEAWRPDAVLRHARELAEICDVPGPPTSAVVSVILGQPEVALAAATDCLQAGVRVGCFRPPTVPAGTSRLRLTARASLDAAEMELARRVLADVLAVARR; from the coding sequence ATGAAGGCCACCCAGCAGGCACCGATTGAGGTTTCGCCGCTGGCCTGGCTGGAGGCGGTCGCCCAGCAGCGCCGCCACGACGGGCTGCGTCGCACGCTGCGCCCGCGGCCAGCCGTCGCGACGGAGCTGGACCTGGCGTCCAACGACTACCTTGGTCTGTCCCAGCACCCCGATGTGATCGAGGGCGGCGTTGCGGCACTGCGTATTTGGGGTGCCGGCTCTACCGGTTCCCGACTCGTCACCGGCGACACCGAGCTGCATCAGCAGTTCGAATCCGACCTCGCCGACTACGTTGGCGCCTCGTCGGCGTTGTTGTTCTCGTCGGGATACACGGCGAACATCGGCGCGGTCGTCGGCCTGTCGGGCCGGGGTTCGCTGCTGATCTCCGATGCGCATTCGCACGCATCGCTGGTGGACGCCTGCCGGCTGTCGCGGGCGCGCGTGGTCGTGACGCCGCACCGCGACGTTGACGCCGTGGACGCCGCGCTCGGCGCGCGCGACGAGGAGCGCGCCGTCGTCGTCACCGACTCAGTGTTCAGCGCCGACGGCGCGCTGGCTCCCGTTCGGCAACTGCACGACGTGTGCCGCCGCCACCGGGCGCTGCTGATCGTCGACGAAGCCCATGGGCTGGGTGTGCGCGGCGGCGGGCGCGGCCTGCTGCACGAGGTCGGGCTGGCCGGCGCGCCCGATATCGTGATGACCACGACGCTGTCCAAGGCTCTGGGCAGCCAGGGTGGCGCCGTGCTGGGGCCCGCCGAGGTGCGCGCACACCTGATCGATGCGGCCCGGCCGTTCATCTTCGACACCGGGCTGACGCCGGCGGCCGTCGGCGCCGCGCTTGCCGCCCTGCACCTTCTGCAGGCCGAAGCGTGGCGTCCGGACGCCGTACTGCGCCACGCCCGCGAGCTCGCCGAGATCTGCGACGTGCCGGGGCCGCCGACCTCGGCGGTGGTGTCGGTGATCCTGGGGCAGCCGGAGGTGGCGCTGGCCGCCGCGACGGACTGCCTGCAGGCGGGGGTTCGGGTGGGCTGCTTCCGGCCGCCGACCGTACCCGCCGGAACGTCGCGGCTGCGGCTGACCGCGCGCGCGTCGTTGGACGCCGCCGAGATGGAGCTGGCCCGCCGGGTGCTGGCGGATGTTCTTGCCGTGGCCCGCCGTTGA
- a CDS encoding DUF2567 domain-containing protein: MTDQIGAVTTEPVGQPATPPTRATVVLTLGLAMAGVVVGALWAWIAPPIHLVVAMTRAGERVHDYLGTESDHFFDVPCLMLGLLTVLAVITPVLVWQWRAHRGPRMVIGISIGMVLAAAVASGLGAVLVRLRYGALNVDSVALSGKPSVAYVVEAPPVFFGHGPLQIAATLVWPAAIAALVYAALAAGNAHDDLGGFPPDGHDPHAARVKPEAPEGAVS; the protein is encoded by the coding sequence ATGACCGACCAAATCGGGGCCGTGACCACCGAGCCCGTCGGCCAGCCCGCGACGCCGCCGACCCGCGCGACCGTGGTTCTGACGCTGGGGCTGGCGATGGCCGGGGTCGTGGTCGGCGCCCTGTGGGCGTGGATCGCCCCGCCGATTCACCTGGTGGTGGCCATGACCCGGGCGGGTGAGCGGGTGCACGACTACCTGGGGACCGAGTCCGACCACTTCTTCGACGTGCCCTGCCTGATGCTGGGATTGCTGACCGTGTTGGCGGTCATCACTCCGGTGTTGGTGTGGCAGTGGCGCGCACACCGGGGGCCGAGGATGGTCATCGGGATATCGATCGGCATGGTGCTCGCGGCCGCCGTCGCCTCGGGCCTGGGGGCGGTGCTGGTGCGACTGCGATACGGCGCGCTGAATGTCGACTCGGTAGCGCTGTCGGGCAAGCCGTCGGTCGCCTATGTCGTGGAGGCGCCGCCGGTGTTCTTCGGGCACGGGCCCCTGCAGATCGCGGCGACCCTGGTGTGGCCCGCCGCGATCGCGGCGCTGGTCTACGCGGCGCTCGCGGCCGGGAATGCCCATGACGACCTGGGTGGATTTCCCCCGGACGGCCACGACCCACACGCTGCGCGGGTCAAACCGGAAGCCCCCGAGGGCGCCGTCTCCTAG
- the bioD gene encoding dethiobiotin synthase, with translation MTVLVVTGTGTGVGKTVTVAALALHARRAGIDVAVCKPVQTGTDSGDDDLAEVGRLSGVGELVALARYPEPLAPAAAAERAGMALPTRDQLLGLIVGLDRPGRLTLVEGAGGLLVELADGGVTLRDLAVELGAAALVVVAAELGTLNHTALTLEALAAQCVSCAGLAIGSWPSKPGPVEDSNRSALARLSPVRAVLPAGAGALGVDDFAALADAAFEREWVGTLAG, from the coding sequence TTGACCGTTCTGGTCGTCACAGGCACCGGCACTGGGGTCGGCAAGACGGTCACGGTAGCCGCGCTGGCGTTGCACGCCCGTCGGGCCGGCATCGACGTCGCGGTGTGCAAACCCGTGCAAACCGGCACCGATTCGGGCGATGACGATCTGGCCGAGGTGGGCCGCTTGTCCGGGGTCGGCGAGCTCGTCGCCCTGGCCAGATATCCGGAGCCCCTGGCGCCGGCCGCCGCGGCCGAACGGGCCGGAATGGCGCTGCCCACCCGCGATCAGCTGCTCGGCCTCATCGTCGGCCTGGACCGCCCGGGCCGGTTGACATTGGTGGAAGGCGCGGGCGGGCTGCTGGTCGAACTCGCCGACGGCGGCGTCACGCTGCGTGATCTCGCCGTCGAGTTGGGCGCCGCGGCGCTAGTCGTGGTCGCCGCGGAACTGGGCACCCTCAACCACACCGCCCTTACCTTGGAAGCCCTTGCCGCGCAATGTGTTTCGTGCGCCGGACTGGCGATCGGCAGCTGGCCATCGAAGCCGGGGCCGGTCGAGGATTCCAACCGATCCGCGTTGGCCCGGCTGAGCCCGGTGCGCGCGGTGCTGCCGGCGGGGGCCGGGGCGCTGGGCGTCGACGACTTCGCGGCGCTGGCCGACGCGGCGTTCGAGCGCGAGTGGGTCGGCACGCTGGCCGGCTGA